A DNA window from Pontiella agarivorans contains the following coding sequences:
- a CDS encoding methyltransferase domain-containing protein — MIGSRFSAAAETYDRHAQPQLALAKAVVSMLPKTAPEEILELGPGTGQLTRLLLERFPNVPIDAVDVAEMMIAHSRKTFAAYPQINWMVGDAQTFWNGRRYPLIASSAALHWAADLSATFENVFQSLEPGGIFSLGMMLQGTLKELHQLRREISPEKTPGITLPTYSEILEALKSAGFRLKRRQHAEEKILYGDAKAFLRAIHEQGVTGGKVSSGNAPLTRGELSRLVVDYQEEFASDGGVYATYETAAFLLTK, encoded by the coding sequence ATGATTGGATCGCGTTTTTCAGCTGCAGCAGAAACCTACGACCGCCACGCCCAGCCTCAGCTGGCCCTGGCGAAGGCGGTCGTTTCCATGCTTCCGAAAACCGCTCCGGAAGAGATTCTTGAGCTCGGCCCGGGCACCGGTCAGCTGACGCGCCTGCTGCTTGAGCGGTTTCCGAACGTGCCGATCGATGCCGTAGACGTGGCCGAAATGATGATCGCGCACAGTCGTAAAACATTTGCGGCCTACCCGCAGATCAACTGGATGGTCGGCGATGCCCAGACCTTCTGGAACGGCCGCCGCTATCCGCTGATTGCATCGAGCGCTGCGCTGCACTGGGCGGCGGACCTGTCCGCAACCTTCGAAAATGTTTTCCAAAGCCTGGAACCCGGCGGTATCTTTTCATTGGGGATGATGCTGCAGGGCACCCTGAAAGAACTGCATCAACTGCGCCGTGAAATTTCCCCGGAAAAGACTCCCGGAATTACGCTGCCGACCTATTCTGAAATACTGGAGGCATTAAAATCCGCCGGATTCAGACTCAAACGCCGGCAGCATGCCGAGGAAAAAATCCTTTACGGCGATGCCAAAGCCTTTCTTCGCGCCATTCACGAGCAAGGTGTAACCGGTGGAAAAGTCAGTTCCGGCAATGCCCCGCTGACGCGCGGAGAACTGAGCCGGCTGGTGGTCGATTATCAGGAGGAGTTCGCCTCCGACGGTGGAGTTTATGCCACCTATGAAACCGCCGCCTTCCTGCTCACAAAATAA
- the rimK gene encoding 30S ribosomal protein S6--L-glutamate ligase yields MKIALLSRNPKLYSTRRLKEAAEDRGHEVQIIDVLRAYMNIASHHPTIHYKGEPLTGFDAVIPRIGASVTFYGAAVLRQFEMMGVYPLNESVAITRSRDKLRSLQLLSRKGIGLPVTGFASKPDDIKDMIKMVGGAPLVVKLLEGTQGIGVVLAETQKAAESVIEGFMGVKANILVQEYIKESEGADIRCFVIGGKVVASMQRKAAPGEFRSNLHRGGSSSLIKITPEERSTAVRAAKIMGLNVAGVDLLRSNHGPVVMEVNSSPGLEGIENATGKDIAGMVIEYIEKNGKAGKTQTRGKG; encoded by the coding sequence ATGAAAATTGCCCTGCTGTCACGAAACCCGAAACTCTATTCCACCCGACGACTCAAAGAGGCGGCCGAGGACCGGGGCCACGAAGTTCAGATTATCGATGTCCTGCGCGCCTACATGAATATCGCCTCGCACCACCCCACCATTCACTATAAAGGGGAACCGCTCACGGGCTTTGATGCCGTGATCCCGCGTATCGGAGCATCCGTCACCTTTTACGGGGCCGCCGTACTGCGTCAGTTTGAAATGATGGGCGTTTATCCGCTGAACGAGTCTGTGGCGATTACCCGGTCGCGCGATAAACTCCGCTCACTGCAGCTGCTTTCCCGCAAAGGCATCGGCCTGCCGGTTACAGGATTTGCCAGCAAACCCGATGATATTAAAGACATGATCAAAATGGTCGGCGGCGCACCGCTGGTGGTCAAACTGCTGGAAGGCACGCAGGGTATCGGCGTGGTTCTGGCTGAAACCCAGAAGGCGGCGGAAAGCGTGATTGAAGGTTTTATGGGCGTGAAAGCCAATATTCTGGTGCAGGAATATATCAAGGAATCCGAAGGGGCGGATATCCGCTGTTTTGTAATCGGCGGAAAAGTGGTGGCTTCCATGCAGCGCAAGGCCGCGCCCGGAGAATTCCGCTCCAACCTGCATCGCGGCGGCAGTTCGTCGCTGATAAAAATCACACCGGAGGAGCGTTCGACCGCCGTTCGCGCCGCAAAAATTATGGGCCTCAACGTCGCCGGCGTTGATCTGCTGCGTTCCAACCACGGCCCGGTGGTGATGGAAGTGAATTCCAGCCCGGGACTGGAAGGCATCGAAAATGCCACCGGTAAAGATATTGCCGGGATGGTCATTGAATACATCGAGAAAAACGGCAAAGCCGGAAAAACGCAAACCAGAGGAAAGGGGTAG
- a CDS encoding ATP-dependent 6-phosphofructokinase, with protein sequence MNTSISQTAETGHPSPLRYAGCDSTTAIRYRSDVDAVRVFPCKTETHDDAETVFERAGPRAQLIGEPEKMTAAILTCGGLCPGLNDVLRGLVMSLSHHYGVPRILGIRYGYAGLTDGGLSPWELTPDSVDEIHRDGGTMLGTSRGAQNVGEMADWILKQGITQLYIIGGDGTQRGALELSQELARRARPVNVIGIPKTVDNDIMWVDQSFGYDTAVEIAARVISDAHVEARSTERGVGIVKVMGRDSGFIAAGAAIASQEANVVLVPEVEFDFDGPNGLLTYLEKRLERKDHVVIVVAEGAGQRHFKQQGREVKDASGNVLHRDIGELLCERIHRHFQTLEKPVKLKYLDPGYSVRSAPACATDRIYCTRLAHAAVHAAMAGRTAMMVSRWSGHYVHVPLELVTKGRRRIDPTGSLWRTVLEATGQPCLNHGEGRC encoded by the coding sequence ATGAACACGTCTATTTCACAAACGGCCGAAACCGGCCATCCATCACCCCTGCGGTATGCGGGCTGCGATTCAACGACGGCGATCCGGTACCGGTCCGACGTCGATGCGGTCCGCGTTTTTCCGTGCAAGACCGAAACACATGATGATGCCGAAACGGTATTCGAACGGGCCGGACCGCGTGCGCAGCTTATCGGAGAGCCGGAAAAAATGACGGCGGCTATTCTGACCTGCGGCGGGCTGTGTCCCGGGTTGAATGATGTGCTTCGCGGTCTGGTGATGAGTCTGAGTCATCACTACGGGGTTCCGCGCATTCTCGGTATTCGTTACGGGTATGCGGGACTGACCGACGGGGGGCTTTCTCCCTGGGAACTGACGCCGGATTCGGTGGATGAGATTCACCGTGACGGCGGAACGATGCTGGGGACCAGCCGCGGGGCACAGAATGTAGGTGAAATGGCCGACTGGATTCTGAAACAGGGAATTACGCAGCTGTATATCATCGGCGGTGATGGAACCCAGCGCGGTGCCCTTGAACTGAGTCAGGAGCTGGCGCGCCGTGCCCGGCCGGTCAACGTGATCGGTATTCCGAAGACCGTTGATAATGACATTATGTGGGTGGATCAGTCGTTCGGATACGACACGGCGGTGGAAATTGCCGCACGCGTGATCTCGGATGCACATGTTGAAGCGCGTTCCACGGAGCGCGGCGTGGGGATTGTGAAGGTGATGGGGCGCGATAGTGGATTTATTGCCGCCGGTGCGGCCATTGCCTCGCAGGAAGCCAATGTGGTGCTGGTGCCGGAAGTGGAGTTTGATTTTGACGGACCGAACGGGCTGCTGACCTATCTTGAAAAGCGGCTGGAGCGAAAAGATCATGTTGTCATTGTTGTTGCAGAGGGGGCCGGACAGCGGCACTTCAAACAGCAGGGCCGGGAGGTTAAGGATGCCAGCGGAAATGTGCTGCACCGCGATATCGGGGAGCTTCTGTGTGAACGGATTCACCGGCATTTCCAGACCTTGGAAAAGCCGGTGAAGCTGAAATACCTCGACCCCGGCTATTCGGTGCGTTCGGCCCCGGCATGCGCTACGGACCGGATTTACTGTACACGGCTGGCGCATGCGGCGGTGCATGCGGCCATGGCGGGCCGGACGGCGATGATGGTCAGCCGCTGGAGCGGGCACTATGTGCATGTGCCGCTCGAACTGGTGACGAAGGGGCGGCGCAGAATCGACCCGACCGGCAGTCTCTGGCGTACGGTGCTGGAGGCTACAGGCCAGCCCTGCCTGAACCATGGTGAGGGAAGATGCTGA
- the bioD gene encoding dethiobiotin synthase, with protein MHGLFITGTDTDVGKTALSALLLAEIRRRNINAAPIKPAQTGCRDGAVPDLDFSLSMAGMNIPSSTYQKMSVYQFEPACSPHLAAEMAGTEIDIAEMVIAARALADDFELILAEGAGGLIVPLNQRETMLDLMQALKFPVLLAARPGLGTINHTLLSIRTLRSEGLNIAGVVFVNTGNQAYTFIEEDNAATIEHFGKVPVLGTIPYCEQLTSQNPKFDDLPIPVVAETEKIVNQLCL; from the coding sequence ATGCATGGACTCTTTATAACCGGAACCGATACAGACGTTGGGAAAACCGCACTGAGCGCTCTGCTTCTGGCCGAAATCCGACGTCGGAACATCAATGCCGCCCCCATTAAACCCGCACAAACCGGGTGCAGAGACGGCGCAGTTCCGGACCTTGACTTTTCTCTTTCAATGGCCGGAATGAATATTCCGTCCAGCACCTATCAGAAAATGTCGGTCTACCAGTTTGAACCGGCCTGCTCGCCGCACCTCGCCGCTGAAATGGCCGGCACGGAAATCGATATCGCCGAAATGGTGATTGCCGCGCGCGCGCTGGCCGACGATTTTGAACTTATTCTCGCCGAAGGGGCCGGCGGACTGATTGTTCCGCTGAACCAACGCGAGACCATGCTCGACCTCATGCAGGCCCTGAAATTTCCGGTTCTGCTCGCTGCCCGTCCAGGCCTTGGCACCATCAATCACACGCTGCTCTCCATCCGGACCCTGCGCAGCGAAGGGCTGAACATTGCCGGTGTCGTTTTTGTGAATACCGGGAATCAGGCATACACATTCATCGAGGAAGACAACGCCGCCACCATCGAACACTTCGGAAAAGTTCCGGTTCTGGGAACCATCCCGTACTGCGAACAGCTAACCTCCCAAAATCCGAAATTCGACGATCTCCCGATCCCCGTCGTCGCTGAAACCGAAAAAATTGTGAATCAGCTGTGCTTATGA
- a CDS encoding Zn-dependent alcohol dehydrogenase: protein MISGKAAIADGKGGFTIEEIQVDSPGPNEVLVQIKASGVCHTDWDSLNWGRPIVMGHEGAGVVLETGAGVSRVSVGDEVVMNWAIPCGQCFQCLHGNRHICERQNQVTAPDYMQGHAALEKTLYKGEGIERSFNIGTMSTHAVVREEALVKMNPGIPFTSACIIGCGVMTGYGSAVNAAKVTPGSSAAVLGVGGVGLNVIQGCRISGADKIIAVDINEQRLEFAKTFGATHTIVADKADKGLMKAAEEVKKLTDGRGADFAFECTAIPALGAAPLAMIRNAGTACQVSGIEQEISIDMNLFEWDKIYINPLYGSCDPYYDMPKLMNLYDKGSLLLDEMITRTYPLEELEQAFHDMHTGKNAKGVLILE from the coding sequence ATGATTTCAGGAAAAGCGGCCATTGCCGATGGAAAAGGCGGATTTACAATTGAGGAAATTCAGGTGGATTCACCGGGCCCGAACGAGGTGCTCGTTCAGATCAAAGCATCGGGCGTCTGCCACACCGACTGGGATTCACTGAACTGGGGCCGCCCGATTGTAATGGGCCACGAAGGCGCCGGTGTTGTGCTTGAAACCGGAGCGGGGGTATCGCGTGTTTCTGTCGGCGACGAAGTCGTAATGAACTGGGCAATCCCCTGCGGCCAATGTTTCCAGTGTCTGCACGGCAACCGGCACATCTGTGAACGGCAGAACCAGGTCACCGCTCCGGACTATATGCAGGGGCATGCCGCGCTTGAAAAAACACTTTATAAAGGCGAAGGCATCGAGCGTTCATTCAATATCGGCACCATGTCAACGCATGCCGTCGTGCGCGAAGAAGCGCTGGTGAAAATGAACCCGGGAATCCCCTTCACTTCCGCCTGTATTATCGGCTGCGGTGTAATGACCGGTTACGGCTCGGCGGTGAACGCCGCCAAAGTCACGCCGGGATCCAGCGCGGCGGTGCTGGGCGTCGGCGGCGTCGGCCTCAATGTCATCCAGGGCTGCCGGATTTCCGGTGCGGATAAAATTATTGCCGTCGACATCAATGAACAACGCCTTGAATTTGCCAAAACCTTTGGAGCCACCCACACGATTGTGGCCGACAAAGCGGACAAAGGGCTGATGAAGGCGGCCGAAGAAGTCAAAAAACTGACCGATGGCCGCGGAGCCGATTTTGCCTTTGAATGCACAGCAATTCCAGCGCTTGGAGCCGCACCGCTGGCGATGATCCGGAATGCGGGAACCGCCTGTCAGGTCAGCGGAATCGAACAGGAAATCAGCATCGACATGAATCTGTTCGAATGGGACAAAATTTACATCAACCCGCTCTACGGCAGCTGTGATCCCTATTACGATATGCCGAAACTGATGAATCTCTACGACAAAGGTTCGCTGTTGCTCGACGAAATGATCACCCGGACCTATCCGCTTGAAGAACTGGAACAGGCCTTTCACGATATGCACACGGGAAAAAATGCAAAAGGCGTGCTGATTCTGGAGTAA
- the corA gene encoding magnesium/cobalt transporter CorA, which translates to MHNPLNISNGRLKRLFISGSAKKDVPPGTMVYTGEQTAEPLRITSLDYAADTIAEENDDSVESCALLKGSGSVSWINITGLNDTAVIGKIGSVFGIHPLVLEDILHTAQRPKLEDMGDYLFLVVRMLFVEPENGGIHSEQISFILTEDCLISFQERAGDVFDAVRDRLRKGHGRIRKMGADYLLYALMDAIVDNYFMILEKTGEQIEDIEEALMENPNSLLLNELYAQKRELLYIRKAIWPLREAVSGLERGESGLLSAKVGAYLRDLYDHTIQVIDTVETFRDMLSGVQDLYLSSMGQKTNQVMQVLTIIATIFIPLTFVAGIYGMNFEHMPELGWKYSYPVFWIVMVLITTAMLFYFRRKKWF; encoded by the coding sequence ATGCATAACCCCCTCAACATTTCGAATGGACGGCTCAAGCGGCTGTTCATTTCGGGTTCCGCAAAAAAGGACGTGCCACCGGGAACCATGGTTTATACCGGGGAGCAGACGGCCGAGCCGTTGCGGATTACAAGCCTGGATTACGCTGCCGACACGATTGCAGAGGAAAACGATGATTCCGTTGAGTCCTGTGCGCTGCTCAAAGGAAGCGGAAGCGTTTCGTGGATTAATATTACCGGGCTGAATGACACGGCGGTTATCGGAAAAATCGGGTCTGTGTTCGGCATCCACCCGCTCGTGCTGGAGGATATTCTGCACACCGCTCAGCGCCCGAAACTGGAGGATATGGGGGATTACCTGTTCCTGGTGGTCCGCATGCTGTTTGTGGAACCGGAAAACGGCGGTATTCATTCGGAGCAGATCAGTTTTATTCTGACGGAAGACTGCCTGATTTCGTTTCAGGAACGGGCCGGTGATGTGTTTGATGCGGTGCGTGACCGCCTCCGCAAGGGACATGGGCGTATTCGGAAAATGGGCGCTGACTATCTGCTGTATGCCCTGATGGATGCGATTGTGGATAACTATTTTATGATTCTGGAAAAAACCGGGGAGCAGATCGAGGATATCGAGGAGGCTCTGATGGAAAATCCCAACAGCCTGCTGCTCAACGAACTCTATGCCCAGAAACGAGAGCTGCTTTATATCCGCAAAGCCATCTGGCCCCTGCGTGAAGCCGTCAGCGGGCTGGAGCGCGGAGAGAGCGGACTGCTCAGTGCAAAAGTCGGCGCCTACCTGCGTGACCTTTATGACCATACGATTCAGGTGATCGACACGGTTGAAACCTTCCGCGATATGCTCAGCGGGGTGCAGGATCTTTATCTGTCGAGCATGGGCCAGAAAACCAATCAGGTGATGCAGGTACTGACCATTATTGCCACCATCTTTATTCCGCTTACTTTTGTGGCGGGCATTTACGGTATGAACTTTGAACATATGCCGGAGCTGGGCTGGAAATACAGCTATCCCGTTTTCTGGATCGTTATGGTTTTGATCACGACGGCAATGCTGTTTTATTTTCGTCGGAAGAAGTGGTTTTAG
- a CDS encoding bifunctional GNAT family N-acetyltransferase/carbon-nitrogen hydrolase family protein, translating into MDSGAQDIIELRHLEIEDYVDLRNSMDKAYEQTGLGSWKETDIRRLLRIFPEGQLCITLNGKVVASALSLIIQYDRFGDNHTYDQIHGNETFDTHDPEGDVLYGIDVFVHPEYRGMRLGRRLYEGRKELCENMNLRAIMAGGRIPNYKNYADHMSPRVYIEKVQGKEIHDPTLSFQLANGFHVKKVLKNYLEGDVESCEFATLLEWNNIYYQSDPKVLNMERTEVRVGLVQWQMRPFESLEKLMEQAEYFIDAVSDYKADFVLFPEFFNAPLMSPHNHLPEAKAIRALARFTEPLRERFLELAVAYNVNVITGSMPEVADDGRLLNVSFLCRRDGTFDRFHKIHPTPSEVEAWGMAGGDRIEAFDTDCGKIGILVCYDVEFPEVCRILADQGMNILFVPFLTDTQNGYMRVRHCAQARAIENECYVVIAGAVGNLPNVNNMDIQYAQSAIFTPSDFSFPTNTIKTEATPNTEMVLIADVNFDLLKELHARGSVRNKQDRRNDLYRIVAQKKADDRL; encoded by the coding sequence ATGGATAGCGGTGCACAGGACATCATCGAACTCCGTCACCTGGAGATCGAAGACTATGTTGATTTAAGAAATTCGATGGATAAAGCCTATGAGCAGACCGGCCTCGGTTCGTGGAAAGAGACGGATATCCGCCGTCTGCTCAGGATTTTTCCGGAAGGGCAGCTCTGTATTACGCTCAACGGCAAGGTGGTGGCCAGTGCGCTTTCGCTGATCATTCAGTATGACCGGTTCGGGGATAACCATACGTATGACCAGATTCACGGGAACGAAACGTTCGATACCCACGATCCCGAAGGCGATGTGCTTTACGGAATTGATGTTTTTGTGCATCCGGAATACCGCGGCATGCGGCTGGGACGCCGCCTTTATGAAGGAAGAAAAGAGCTGTGCGAAAATATGAACCTGCGCGCCATTATGGCCGGCGGGCGAATCCCGAACTATAAAAACTATGCCGACCATATGTCGCCCCGCGTTTATATCGAAAAAGTGCAGGGCAAAGAGATTCACGACCCGACGCTTTCCTTTCAGCTGGCTAACGGTTTTCATGTGAAAAAGGTGCTGAAAAACTATCTGGAAGGGGATGTGGAAAGCTGCGAATTTGCGACGCTGCTGGAGTGGAACAACATTTATTATCAGTCCGATCCCAAAGTGCTCAACATGGAACGCACAGAGGTTCGTGTCGGTCTGGTTCAATGGCAGATGCGCCCGTTCGAAAGCCTCGAAAAACTGATGGAGCAGGCGGAATATTTCATCGACGCGGTTTCAGATTATAAGGCGGATTTCGTCCTCTTTCCCGAGTTTTTCAATGCACCGCTCATGTCGCCGCACAACCATCTTCCCGAAGCCAAAGCCATCCGTGCGCTGGCCCGCTTCACCGAGCCGCTGCGGGAACGCTTTCTGGAGCTGGCGGTGGCCTATAACGTCAATGTGATTACCGGCAGCATGCCGGAGGTGGCGGATGACGGCCGGCTGCTCAACGTTTCGTTTCTCTGCCGCCGCGACGGTACCTTCGACCGTTTTCATAAAATCCATCCCACGCCGTCGGAGGTGGAGGCCTGGGGTATGGCGGGCGGGGATCGGATTGAGGCCTTCGATACCGACTGCGGGAAAATCGGCATTCTGGTCTGCTACGATGTCGAGTTTCCGGAGGTTTGCCGCATCCTTGCCGACCAGGGCATGAACATTCTGTTTGTTCCGTTTCTGACCGATACGCAGAACGGCTATATGCGGGTCCGGCACTGCGCCCAGGCGCGCGCCATCGAAAATGAATGCTATGTCGTCATCGCCGGCGCGGTCGGCAATCTGCCGAACGTCAATAACATGGATATCCAGTATGCGCAGTCGGCCATCTTTACCCCTTCCGACTTTTCCTTCCCTACCAATACCATCAAGACCGAGGCCACACCCAATACCGAAATGGTGCTGATTGCGGACGTCAACTTTGACCTGCTCAAAGAGCTGCACGCTCGCGGCAGTGTTAGAAACAAACAGGATCGTCGGAATGATCTGTACCGTATTGTAGCACAGAAAAAAGCGGATGACCGGCTGTAA
- a CDS encoding succinylglutamate desuccinylase/aspartoacylase family protein, with product MQAAITLGNRRIEGGTEASIQLPLPEFYTNTPASMTIQVIHGKEAGPCMMVTSCLHGDEINGIEIIRRLLGQKALRRLKGTLILVPVVNVFGLVARSRYLPDRRDLNRSFPGSPKGSMAGRLAHVIMSELFPHCTHIIDLHTGAIDRENLPQIRATLNGDATLMELAKAFNAPVILDAPLRDGTFRKAAHSRGIPTLVYEAGEALRFDEISIRAGVAGILNVLSSLGMIRKRTARKDHPPLLAKSSSWVRAPQSGIARSVIALGERVKTGDKLAYISGPLGELEEVVKSTVSGIVIGRTRLPLVHEGEAIFHIATFARPAAAAESIENFQDAFDPETDTVESEEPPLIS from the coding sequence ATGCAGGCGGCCATCACCCTGGGCAACCGACGGATTGAAGGCGGAACGGAAGCCTCCATTCAGCTTCCGCTGCCGGAATTCTACACCAACACGCCGGCATCGATGACCATTCAGGTCATCCATGGAAAAGAAGCCGGGCCGTGTATGATGGTGACGTCCTGTCTGCACGGCGATGAGATTAACGGCATCGAAATCATCCGTCGCCTGCTTGGTCAGAAAGCGCTCAGGCGGCTCAAGGGCACACTGATTCTCGTGCCGGTGGTGAATGTATTCGGTCTGGTTGCCCGTTCGCGGTATCTGCCGGACCGGCGCGACCTCAACCGCTCGTTTCCCGGATCGCCGAAAGGCTCCATGGCCGGCCGGCTCGCCCATGTTATCATGTCGGAACTTTTTCCGCATTGCACCCATATCATTGACCTGCACACGGGGGCCATCGACCGCGAAAATCTGCCCCAGATCCGGGCAACGCTCAACGGCGATGCCACCCTCATGGAACTGGCGAAGGCATTCAATGCTCCGGTCATTCTCGATGCTCCGCTCCGCGACGGCACTTTCCGGAAGGCGGCCCACAGCCGCGGTATTCCCACGCTGGTTTATGAAGCCGGCGAAGCGCTCCGTTTCGATGAAATTTCGATCCGTGCCGGGGTCGCCGGCATTCTGAACGTACTCAGCAGTCTCGGTATGATCCGCAAACGGACCGCACGCAAAGACCACCCGCCGCTGCTCGCCAAGAGCTCCTCGTGGGTCCGGGCGCCGCAGAGCGGGATTGCCCGTTCTGTGATTGCGCTCGGTGAACGGGTAAAAACCGGCGATAAACTGGCCTACATCAGCGGTCCGCTCGGCGAACTGGAGGAAGTGGTGAAAAGTACCGTCTCCGGAATTGTGATCGGCCGCACCCGGCTGCCGTTGGTGCATGAAGGCGAAGCCATTTTCCATATTGCAACGTTTGCGCGCCCGGCGGCCGCGGCGGAATCCATTGAAAATTTCCAGGATGCCTTCGACCCGGAAACGGATACCGTGGAAAGCGAAGAACCGCCCCTGATCAGCTGA
- a CDS encoding alpha/beta hydrolase has protein sequence MSKFRTTEVSDPQYERDNLRFITVKSPALGHRANLSLFLPENHEQIENLPLLILMHGVYGSHWVWPFKAGAHLTAHEMISGGEIQPLAIAMPSDGLWREGSGYLTHEEANFEAWITEDVIDAVKENIPAVTDQSKTCISGLSMGGYGALRLGAKYPELFSAVSAHSSITDFSQLGKFVAEPLSEYRLKDPGDPLSAFYWMQKNRKILPPLRFDCGVDDLLIEENRKLHQQLKEADISHIYEEFEGEHSWPYWTLHLRDTLRFIDQHI, from the coding sequence ATGTCAAAATTCCGCACTACAGAAGTATCGGATCCGCAATACGAGCGGGATAATCTCCGCTTTATCACGGTTAAAAGCCCTGCGCTCGGGCACCGCGCAAACCTGTCGCTTTTTCTGCCGGAAAACCACGAACAGATCGAAAACCTGCCCCTGCTGATTCTGATGCACGGCGTCTACGGCAGCCACTGGGTCTGGCCGTTCAAAGCCGGTGCGCACCTCACCGCTCACGAAATGATCTCCGGCGGCGAAATTCAGCCCTTAGCAATTGCAATGCCGTCCGATGGGCTGTGGCGCGAAGGCAGCGGATATCTGACCCATGAAGAGGCGAACTTCGAGGCCTGGATTACCGAAGATGTCATTGATGCGGTCAAAGAAAATATTCCCGCCGTCACCGATCAGTCGAAAACCTGCATCAGCGGGCTGTCCATGGGCGGTTACGGCGCACTGCGGCTGGGAGCAAAATATCCGGAGCTGTTTTCCGCCGTCAGTGCCCATTCTTCAATCACTGATTTTTCTCAACTCGGAAAATTTGTCGCAGAACCGCTTTCGGAATACCGCCTTAAGGATCCCGGCGATCCGCTTTCGGCCTTTTACTGGATGCAGAAAAACCGCAAAATCCTGCCGCCGCTGCGTTTCGACTGCGGGGTCGATGATCTGCTGATCGAGGAAAACCGGAAGCTGCATCAGCAATTGAAAGAAGCGGATATTTCCCATATTTATGAAGAATTCGAGGGTGAACACAGCTGGCCCTACTGGACCCTCCACCTGCGCGACACCCTGCGGTTTATTGATCAACACATCTAG
- a CDS encoding mechanosensitive ion channel family protein, with protein sequence MIEQIAAFWKLSPRTTERILYSAAAFVFLFLLKEITYRVMNRKIRDDKRRYHARKSISYAYSAVVILVIGSIWFRGMTSLGTFLGLMSAGLAVALHDPISNMAGFFFIEGRKPFRVGDRVEIDGTQGDVIDIRLFQFSIVEVGNWVDADQSTGRIIHVPNNLAMRKPLANSHAGFEYIWNEIPVLITFESDWKTAKDILHRISRENTEFLSEGAQVQIRKAAKRYLIVAGKLTPTVYTTVKESGVCLTIRYLVNPRQRRGTEQKIWEEVLDAFAGHSNIHLAYPTIRYYSGPAPLNQEHSS encoded by the coding sequence ATGATTGAGCAGATTGCAGCATTCTGGAAGCTGTCGCCCCGGACTACGGAGCGGATTCTCTATTCCGCGGCGGCCTTTGTTTTTCTTTTCCTGCTCAAGGAAATTACCTACCGCGTGATGAACCGCAAAATCCGGGATGATAAGCGGCGCTACCATGCACGAAAATCGATCAGCTATGCCTATTCCGCGGTGGTGATTCTGGTGATCGGTTCCATCTGGTTCCGTGGCATGACTTCGTTGGGGACTTTTCTCGGCCTGATGTCGGCCGGTCTGGCGGTAGCGCTGCATGACCCGATCTCCAACATGGCCGGGTTCTTTTTCATTGAAGGCCGTAAACCGTTCCGGGTGGGCGACCGGGTGGAAATCGACGGTACGCAGGGGGATGTCATCGATATCCGGTTGTTTCAGTTCAGCATTGTGGAAGTGGGAAACTGGGTCGATGCCGACCAGAGCACCGGTCGAATCATCCATGTTCCGAATAATCTGGCCATGCGCAAACCGCTCGCTAATTCGCACGCCGGATTTGAGTATATCTGGAACGAAATTCCAGTGCTGATCACATTTGAAAGCGATTGGAAAACCGCCAAAGACATCCTCCATAGAATCAGTCGCGAAAATACTGAATTCCTTTCCGAAGGAGCGCAGGTCCAGATCCGTAAAGCGGCGAAGAGGTATCTCATCGTGGCCGGCAAGCTGACGCCGACGGTCTACACAACGGTGAAAGAGTCCGGGGTTTGCCTGACGATCCGCTATCTGGTCAATCCGCGCCAGCGCCGCGGTACGGAGCAGAAGATCTGGGAAGAGGTGCTCGACGCGTTTGCCGGGCATTCGAATATCCATCTGGCTTATCCCACCATCCGGTATTATTCCGGCCCCGCCCCCCTGAATCAGGAGCACAGTTCATGA